A single region of the Nocardioides aurantiacus genome encodes:
- a CDS encoding TraR/DksA family transcriptional regulator yields the protein MADKVVAPQDLVVLEKESPWTSEELEQVREQLQDDVRRLTGELAEVEGDLAGMIENSGEGSGHDQADVGSASFERDQERQIVNNARDMLEQSQHALERIADATYGQCEICGNAIGKNRLMAFPRATLCLTCKQREERR from the coding sequence GTGGCTGACAAGGTGGTTGCTCCCCAGGACCTCGTGGTGCTCGAGAAGGAGAGCCCGTGGACCTCGGAGGAGCTGGAGCAGGTGCGCGAGCAGCTGCAGGACGACGTCCGACGCCTCACCGGCGAGCTGGCCGAGGTCGAGGGTGACCTGGCCGGGATGATCGAGAACTCCGGCGAGGGCTCGGGCCACGACCAGGCCGACGTCGGCTCGGCCTCGTTCGAGCGCGACCAGGAGCGTCAGATCGTCAACAACGCGCGCGACATGCTCGAGCAGAGCCAGCACGCGCTCGAGCGGATCGCCGACGCGACGTACGGCCAGTGCGAGATCTGCGGCAACGCCATCGGCAAGAACCGGTTGATGGCCTTCCCGCGGGCGACGCTGTGCCTGACGTGCAAGCAGCGCGAGGAGCGTCGCTGA